AAGCTCTGGTAGACATTCGTGTATCGCTCAAATGCTCGCTTGAAGAGCTCTTCCTTATTGCCAAATGCAGCCCACATGCTTGATCGGTTGATCCGCATTGCATCTGTCAGGTCGGTCAGGGTGGCTCCCTCATATCCTTTTTCCCAAAACACGCGCGTAGCCGCGTCCAAAGCGGCTTCCGTATCGAAGCCCCTTGGGCGGCCCATCTTCGGATTGTCGGCCGTCTTGCTCATACCTTCTATTTGATACACTTCTGGACCGAAAAGGTCGAAACTTCTTTTTAGGATGCAGGTCATACCGACGCCGAATCTTCGTGGGCTTCGGTGTGAACCAACGCGAGCTTTGAGAGAGCTGACACATAAGCACCCAAGACCTCTCGATTGACCTTGTGCCGTCTCCAGCGCCCATCGCGAGACGACACTACTAACGAAGCGAGGCGGAGCTGTTGCAGGTGGTGCGAAACGGTGGCGGGCGTGACGCCGAACATCTCGCATAGGGCGTGGGAAGAGATCATTTCACAACTGGAGATCGATCTAAGGATTCCAAAGCGCGTCGGATCGGCAAGCGCGATGGAGATCAATGGCACGTTGATGCTTGGCATACTCCCAGTCCATCCAGCTTGCAATAATTATATCTGAACCTTACGATTCAGATGTAGTGAAATTAGGCGGGATGCGAAACTTTTGGATCGTTCTGTTACCGATAGACGAACCTGCCGTCGTTGGGCAAGTCCCAACCGCAAAGGGCCAGAAGGCGAACGAGCAGATGTCGAGCACCGACCAACGCAAGTGTGTAGTCGAGCAGTGAAGATGCACCGTTGGAGTACTCATTGTCTTTACTCGTTGATATCCGCCTTCAGATGGCCGCAGTCACACTGGCCGAAGAGATGAACTTTACACGAGCGGCAGACCGGCTGAGGATTACGCAGCCTGCCCTTAGCAAGCAGATTGCCGAGCTAGAAAGCCGCCTGGGCTTTGTGGTCTTCGAGCGCGATCAGAAACACGTCGAGCTCACAGAAGCGGGCCAAGTGTTCGTTCGTGGCTGCAAGGATTCGTTGGCCATCTTGGAGAAGGCAATACGTACTGCTCGCGCGACACAAGAAGAGATTCAGCCGGTCGTTACGATAGGACACAGTCCCTACGTCTGTCCCGTCTTGGTTTCGGCTTTACTTTCTGTGAATCTACCTCTTTATCCGAGTCTTCGTTTGCGGATGGAGAGCCGCTTCGCAAGTGAACTCGTTCACAGCGTTCTTTCTGCAGAACTTGATATCGCTCTTCTCGAAGAGCCGATTGATAGTCCTCTTCTCACTTTGGTGCCGCTCGTTACGGCCCCTCTTCACGCAGTGATGTCTCTTGATCATCCCGCAGCTCAGCAGCGGTCTGTGAGCATTGAAGACTTTACAAATGTGGGGTGGATGATGTTTCCGAAGAAAGCAAATCCTGCGCTCTACGACCGTCTTTTTGAGAGCGCAAAGCAATTAGGGGTGTCACCTATTGAGCTCCATCACTACATGACTCCTCAGGAAGTAGTGCAACTCATCTCCGAGAACTTTGGTGTGGCTTTTATGCCGCCTGGGGTAGCGGAACAGATCGCGGGAAACAACTTCGTAAGTCGTCCCCTCACATCGAAGGCTCTTGAGTTCACGTCCTACCTAGCCCTAAGGGCGGACCAGTCTTCGCGTCTAGTAAACGAGTTTGGGAGAGCGTTCCTCAAGAAAGCAGTTCCGAACGGTCAGCACGGCGATGCCTCAGGTCAGATGTCGCTCAAGCTGTAGTAGCGGTGAGAGTGGTCAGACGGACGATCATTCCAAGGAGGAATAATGAGCTTACGAAAAGTAATTGGACTTGAACGTCTGTCATCGTCAATCCTCGTTGGCAACGCGGTACCTCGAAAGCCCAACCTGCCAGAGGAGATTACATGCCCATCCCCGAATCAGCTATACAGCAGCCACTGCAACAGAGGAAGCGTCCAGCGCGTGCCTCGATCTCCCCCCAAGAAAAGATTCTCGTAGGCAGAGATGAAGCTGCCGAGATGCTGTCGATTAGCCCACGAGCGATTGATTACCTCGTGTCCACGCGGCAGCTAAACATACGGAGGATTGGCACGAGAGTGCTGATTGCAACAGCTGAATTGAAGCGCTTTTCAAGATCAGATCATCCAGAAAGACTTGCTGGCTAATGGTCAGCTGTCCGTAAACAGACTCTGTCGCTGGATGGCCTCAAGATGCGCGAGGACTTTATGCGTGGAGTTTTTGAGAAACCGGTAGGTAGTGGTGTTTGGTGGATTAACTATTATGTCGATGGCAAGCGTCGTCGAGAAAAAGTTGGCAAGAAGGATCTCGCCAACAAGCTGTATCAGAAGCGCCGCGGAGATATCGTCTCGGGACGTAAGCTGCCCGAGTTGCGAGACTCGAAGTCGCTACGCTTCTCTGAACTCATTGATGATGCTCTTGAGTATGTAGCCGACCACAAGGACTTCCGCAGCTACGTCAGTAAAGCTGGAATCGTAAGGGAAGCACTGGGCAAGAAGCTGGCTAACGAACTGACCCCTCAGGAAATCGAGCGCTGGTTACGCAGCCACTGCAAGACACCAGCTACGGCGAATCGCTACAAGGCGTTTATCTCGCTTTGCTATCGAGAGGGTGTCCACAATGGCAAGGTGACAATCAATCCCGCTCGGTTAGTGCGCCACCGCCGAGAAGGATCAGGACGGCTGCGATTTCTCACGCGCGACGAGTATGTACGTCTCTATAAGGTAATCGAGAGGAAGTTTCCAGAACACCTAGCAGAGTTCATCATTTCGGTGAATACAGGCATGCGTCTCTCCGAGCAATACTCGCTCACGTGGAGCCAAGTTCATCTTGACCGTCGTACGGTAGACCTCATTGAAACCAAGAATGGTTCCGCTCGCACGGTCCATCTCAACGATGATTCGACTTCAGCGTTCGAGAGCCTCCGTCGTAAAGGGCAGAAAGCTACCGATCCTATCTTCGTAAAGCAGGGCCCACGCTTTGATACACGGTCATGGTTTGTGCCGAGTCTGGAAGAGGCCGAAATCGAAGATTATGTTTGGCACTCGAATCGCCATACGTTCTGTTCCTGGCTGGCGATGGCTGGTGCTTCCATCAAAGAGATTCAGGAACTCGCAGGTCATAAGACAATCACGATGTCTGCACGCTATAGCCACCTGTCACCGGAACATCGCCTCTCGGTGATCGATCGGATTTCTTCCAGACCATCCGAATAGCCAACGAACTGCGTCGAGGTTCCCGTGCGGGAATATTTCGGTGCCGCATTGGCTGATCACGGTTCATTGTTCCCGTACGGGAACAATCAGACAAACGTTCTCGACTCACTCCAGATCGTGCGGTGATGTCGGCCGGCCAAGTTTGCGATAGTGTTCGAAGAACTGGTTCAAGCCCTGTGAGGTCGGATCAAGATTGGTTGCGACCGTTCTTGCCCACGTAAGCCATCGGTCCGCGTAGGCAGCTTCCGCAGGCGGTTTCGACTCGATCCTGCGCTCTACCTGCGCAATCAATCGATGAAGCGCTTCAGCTTTGCTCCAGTTTTCCACGTCCTCATCGAGCTTCTTCAACTGGGCTTGAGCTCGTCGATGCTCATCCGCGCGCTTTTCCTCGGCTTCCTTCTTCCTGGCGAATCTCTCCGTCCTCTCTGCCAATTCCGCTGCGGCTGTACGCAAGCCATGGAGGATGATGCCCAACTGGCTTTCGAGCGATTCCTTAGATCGATCCGAGAAGGTCGGTTCATTGCGTGTGGCCAGGTATTCCCGAATCCTGAAGGAGAGTCGCCCCGAGGGATGAAATTCAACGGTCGTTTGTGCGGACCGTGTGCCCTTTGATACGACTCGGGTGGCTTCTTCGAAGACTGTGAACTTCACTCTCTGACGCTGGATCACGATCTCTAGCCCACGTTCATACTCCGTCTCCGGCAGGACGAATGAATAGCCACGATCTTCGGCCGCCTTGAGGAAGGCATCGACGAAGAGCAGCACACGCGGTATCGAACTGGGCGCAATCTTCACATCGATGTCCTCTCTTGAAGAGCCGATTCGTCCGTAAGAATCCGGGCTGCGCAGAGAGAAGCTCTTCTGCAGTTGAAGCGTGAAGCGATGGGGCGAAGACAACACACCTGACACAGGTGCGGGAGTGATCTCCGCCGTCTTCAGTTCGGACGCCCACGTCCTCCCGCGACCTGGATCGGCCTGGACTGTTTGTGGCACGCCCTGTCCGCGAGGTGGAAGAGGAGGTCGGGGTAGCTTCTGACCCGCTGCGACACGAGCCCAGTAGCCTCTCTCAGGGGCCGGGATATCCATCCTGCGGCAGATCTTTGCCAGCGCGACATCGGAGACCCCATAACGCGTGGAGACCTTCGTCATCGCTTCAGACCAAACCTCGGCATACAGCTGATCTCGATCGAGTGTGTGACCTTTTGCCATGCCGGTACGCTAACAGGGAGAGAGCGTGCAAAGCATGATCGATAGAAGAGGGTTCTATCGATCACTTTCGTGACTGAAGTTGATCGATAGGTGGCTCACAAAAGAATTGGCGGGATGACGATTTCGGCTGACCGGAGGCACGCCGTTGCACAGAGACGCATCGCGGCAGAAATGGAAATCCCAAAAACAAACAGCCACCAAAACAGCCACCAAACGATTTTTGCCTCTCGATTTTCGAGAGGCAAAATGAGCATAAGTCCTTTGTTTTGTTGGTGCCGGGAGGGGGGGTCGAACCCCCACGACCGCAAGGGTCGGCGGATTTTGAGTCCGCTGCGTCTGCCAGTTCCGCCATCCCGGCTCTATTCAAATAACAAGTTATCGAGAAAGAGCATGCAAAGTGCACTGCCAACTTGTCTTTTTCAGTATCGCATAACCAAGCCGTCTGGGGTGTCTAACGAACAATAGGCCATAACCACGCGGCGCCACGTACACCACTCGAATCACCAAATTTCGCCTGTAGAATCGGAGTGTCCACTTCTCCTCCGAACACATACGTCGGAAGACGTTTCGGCAGACTTTCATAAAGGTGCTTCGTGAGCGAGAGCCCTCCTCCAAGCACAAAGACATCAGGATCGAGAATATTAATAACATTAGCCAGACCGCGTGCAAGGCGATCCTCCAGGCGTTCGACAACCGCTAACGCCTCTTTTTCTCCTGCTTCAAATGCCGCGATCACCTCTCGCGCCGTGCGTTGCTTTCCTGTCGTCGCCTGATAGTCCCGTGCCAACCCTGTTCCAGAGACCCACATCTCCATGCAGCCAGGTTTTCCGCAATAGCAAACAGGGCCCGGATTTTCTTCTGCGCTCGGCCAGGGTAGAGGATTATGTCCCCACTCCCCACCAGTTCCATTTGGCCCTGCATGTACACGGCCGTTCACCGCCACGCCACCGCCACATCCGGTCCCCAGGATCACCCCGAAGACAACACGCTTTCCTGCAGCCGCTCCATCCGTTGCTTCTGAAACCGCAAGGCAGTTCGCGTCGTTGGCAATCCGTACCTCGCGCCCTAACACGGCAGAAAGATCTTTATCTAAAGGACGTCCATTCAGCCACGTCGAGTTCGCGTTCTTCACCAGACCAGTCTTCTCCGAGATACTTCCTGGAATTCCCGCGCCCACGCTTCCCTTTTTGCCCGTCTTCGACTCCAAAAGGTGAACCAACCCTGTAATCGCGGCGATCGTTCCTTTGTAGTCGTCTCTAGGGGTATCGATGCGATGCCGGGCAAGTTCTACACCCTTAAAATCAAGGGCCAGCGCTTCAATCTTCGTTCCACCTAAATCGATCCCGATACGCATCTCCGGCTCAACCGCCGAAGGCAAATTGTTCTGCACGTCCTCGTTTTCCTCCTGCTCTCTGACTCCAAACATCCAGAACGCCCTGTTTACTGCACCTTTCCTGAAGGCCGTAACCGCCTAAGTTCTGCGGCACAGGCAATGGCGTGATCGGCTGCCAGCTTAAGATTATCGGCGGCCAACCACAGCCAGAAGCGGGTCCCTTGCTCAGCTCCTTCAGACTCTCCTGTAACACGAACCATAATCTCTTCCTGTCCTGCCGCGCTCAGGTTGCTCGGAGGCTCAGATTCCCTGGTGACGACATCAATGTGCTCACCTGTCAGCGCTTCTTCAACCTGGGCCACAGTTGCCGCCTTCTCTGTCTCTACAAACACAGACGCTACATAACCATGAAAAACCGGCGCCTGCACCATCTGCATCGATAATTCAGGAAGAACTCCGTGCGAAAGCGCCTTGTACTGACGACGGATTCGACTCTCGATTGCATCAAGGTGAACCTTCGCCACTCCACCTAAGGATGGCAGCAGGTTAAACGAAACCTGGGCATCATATTGTTCCCTGGGGAGCGTCTGGAAAGATAACAGACTCACCGTCTGCTGATGCATTTCGTCCATAGCATCCCGACCATGTTCTGAAGCCGGCTCCATCACCGTTGCCGTCAACACCCTAACAGGGAGCTTGGCCTGAACCCTCGCTGCCACCAGCGCCAGCATCATCGCCACAGGATGCGCGGGAACCACAGCTTGGGTCCCCAGATCCACTCCCGGAGCAGCAGGCGCCTGCCTGCCCTCAACTTCGCTCACCCAGGGCGACATCACCACAACGTCCTTTTCGCCTTCAAGCACGTACGTCAAGTCAAGAATACTTGCGCCGGCCTTCCGGGCCTCCTGCCAATGCCTTCTGGTCTCATCCGGAGTGCCCACAAAAAAGACAAAGTCCATCTGCTCAAACGAGGTGCTGTCGATCTTCTGGATGAACGCCGCCTCATCTCCTGCAGCAGTCAGCTGCCCCGCAGTCTCTTCTTCCTCTTCCA
This portion of the Edaphobacter sp. 4G125 genome encodes:
- a CDS encoding ArsR/SmtB family transcription factor: MPSINVPLISIALADPTRFGILRSISSCEMISSHALCEMFGVTPATVSHHLQQLRLASLVVSSRDGRWRRHKVNREVLGAYVSALSKLALVHTEAHEDSASV
- a CDS encoding LysR family transcriptional regulator, whose translation is MSLLVDIRLQMAAVTLAEEMNFTRAADRLRITQPALSKQIAELESRLGFVVFERDQKHVELTEAGQVFVRGCKDSLAILEKAIRTARATQEEIQPVVTIGHSPYVCPVLVSALLSVNLPLYPSLRLRMESRFASELVHSVLSAELDIALLEEPIDSPLLTLVPLVTAPLHAVMSLDHPAAQQRSVSIEDFTNVGWMMFPKKANPALYDRLFESAKQLGVSPIELHHYMTPQEVVQLISENFGVAFMPPGVAEQIAGNNFVSRPLTSKALEFTSYLALRADQSSRLVNEFGRAFLKKAVPNGQHGDASGQMSLKL
- a CDS encoding tyrosine-type recombinase/integrase, whose protein sequence is MREDFMRGVFEKPVGSGVWWINYYVDGKRRREKVGKKDLANKLYQKRRGDIVSGRKLPELRDSKSLRFSELIDDALEYVADHKDFRSYVSKAGIVREALGKKLANELTPQEIERWLRSHCKTPATANRYKAFISLCYREGVHNGKVTINPARLVRHRREGSGRLRFLTRDEYVRLYKVIERKFPEHLAEFIISVNTGMRLSEQYSLTWSQVHLDRRTVDLIETKNGSARTVHLNDDSTSAFESLRRKGQKATDPIFVKQGPRFDTRSWFVPSLEEAEIEDYVWHSNRHTFCSWLAMAGASIKEIQELAGHKTITMSARYSHLSPEHRLSVIDRISSRPSE
- the mak gene encoding fructokinase — encoded protein: MQNNLPSAVEPEMRIGIDLGGTKIEALALDFKGVELARHRIDTPRDDYKGTIAAITGLVHLLESKTGKKGSVGAGIPGSISEKTGLVKNANSTWLNGRPLDKDLSAVLGREVRIANDANCLAVSEATDGAAAGKRVVFGVILGTGCGGGVAVNGRVHAGPNGTGGEWGHNPLPWPSAEENPGPVCYCGKPGCMEMWVSGTGLARDYQATTGKQRTAREVIAAFEAGEKEALAVVERLEDRLARGLANVINILDPDVFVLGGGLSLTKHLYESLPKRLPTYVFGGEVDTPILQAKFGDSSGVRGAAWLWPIVR
- a CDS encoding Asd/ArgC dimerization domain-containing protein; this encodes MTSRIYRIAIVGASSLLGKELSGELNESLLAASNISLLEEEEETAGQLTAAGDEAAFIQKIDSTSFEQMDFVFFVGTPDETRRHWQEARKAGASILDLTYVLEGEKDVVVMSPWVSEVEGRQAPAAPGVDLGTQAVVPAHPVAMMLALVAARVQAKLPVRVLTATVMEPASEHGRDAMDEMHQQTVSLLSFQTLPREQYDAQVSFNLLPSLGGVAKVHLDAIESRIRRQYKALSHGVLPELSMQMVQAPVFHGYVASVFVETEKAATVAQVEEALTGEHIDVVTRESEPPSNLSAAGQEEIMVRVTGESEGAEQGTRFWLWLAADNLKLAADHAIACAAELRRLRPSGKVQ